The following proteins are encoded in a genomic region of Sesamum indicum cultivar Zhongzhi No. 13 linkage group LG8, S_indicum_v1.0, whole genome shotgun sequence:
- the LOC105169710 gene encoding proline-rich protein 4 yields MSVYSFFFLSLFVAVSLCNADDKILKVVGTAHCADCKDFNFKITHSFSGLHVTIDCKLKNGDVKRVAAGELDQQGNFNVPLPQELVEEGRTTLKEECYAQLHSAAAVPCPTHNGLEASKIVFKSQANSITTFGPSKNLQFSAALCTSKFFWPYFKFPPLPKISHPWKKNFGHPWFLPPFPPIYDPNPLPPPAPVYAPPVVNPLPPPTPVYEPPVVKPLPPPTPVYEPPAVKPLPPPVPIYKPKPPVVEPLPPPVPIYKPKPPVYSPPKKPCPPKQKPPVYKPKPPVIKPLPPPVPIYKPKPPVYIPPKKPCPPIKPNPPVYKPPVAKPLPPPVPIYKPPVVKPLPPPVPIYEPPIVKPLPPPTPIYKPPVVKPLPPPFYKKPCPPLPLPKLPPLPKIPPKYFHHPKSGYLPPLPPAIPHP; encoded by the exons atgagtGTAtattccttcttcttcttgtcaTTGTTTGTTGCAGTGAGTTTGTGTAATGCAGATGACAAGATATTGAAGGTTGTTGGGACTGCACACTGTGCAGATTGCAAGGACTTTAACTTCAAGATTACCCACTCATTTTCAG GGCTTCATGTGACCATTGACTGCAAGCTCAAGAATGGGGATGTGAAAAGAGTGGCAGCTGGTGAGCTTGATCAACAAGGCAATTTCAACGTTCCGCTTCCACAGGAGCTTGTGGAAGAAGGACGGACGACGCTCAAGGAAGAATGCTACGCTCAGCTCCACAGTGCGGCTGCTGTTCCCTGCCCAACCCACAATGGCTTGGAAGCGTCCAAGATTGTGTTCAAGTCTCAGGCCAACAGCATAACCACTTTCGGCCCCAGTAAGAACCTGCAGTTCTCAGCTGCATTATGCACTTCTAAGTTCTTTTGGCCGTATTTCAAGTTTCCTCCTCTTCCCAAGATTAGCCATCCTTGGAAGAAGAACTTTGGCCACCCATGGTTTCTTCCACCATTTCCACCGATATATGATCCTAATCCACTTCCTCCACCAGCTCCCGTCTATGCGCCGCCAGTAGTCAATCCACTTCCTCCACCAACACCCGTTTATGAGCCACCAGTAGTCAAACCACTTCCTCCACCAACTCCCGTTTATGAGCCCCCAGCAGTCAAGCCACTTCCTCCACCAGTTCCCATTTACAAGCCAAAGCCACCAGTTGTTGAGCCACTTCCTCCACCTGTTCCAATCTATAAGCCAAAGCCGCCAGTTTACAGTCCTCCTAAGAAGCCATGCCCACCCAAGCAAAAACCGCCAGTCTACAAGCCAAAGCCACCAGTGATCAAGCCACTTCCTCCACCTGTCCCAATCTATAAGCCAAAGCCACCAGTTTATATTCCTCCAAAGAAGCCATGCCCACCCATCAAGCCAAATCCACCAGTCTACAAGCCACCAGTAGCAAAGCCACTTCCTCCACCAGTTCCCATTTACAAGCCACCAGTAGTAAAGCCACTTCCACCACCAGTTCCCATCTATGAGCCACCAATAGTAAAGCCACTCCCTCCACCAACCCCAATCTACAAGCCACCCGTGGTGAAGCCACTTCCACCACCATTCTATAAGAAGCCTTGTCCTCCCCTCCCTCTTCCCAAACTTCCTCCTTTACCCAAGATCCCTCCAAAGTACTTCCACCACCCCAAATCTGGATATCTCCCACCCCTCCCTCCTGCAATTCCTCATCCATGA
- the LOC105169711 gene encoding translocon-associated protein subunit alpha-like — translation MSVRVFFILALLLFTSSVLQVAKCEPDPDAEVVESAEEGGDLGIVGEDVQDFGGGSFSPAPGVETVCVFPKNPSKFVVAGEESELLVGIKNEGESSINVIAIQASVHLPFDHHYLVQNLSAQAFNNASVPPSAQATFPYIFGVSKFLQSGAFDLVGTIVYEIDQHPYQSTFYNGTIEVTEPGGLFSVESVFLFCLGVALLALLGFWIRSQIQQLSKKTKRPPKVEVGTGTTDASMDEWLQGTAYAQSQSNKSKKKK, via the exons ATGTCAGTTAGGGTATTCTTCATCCTCGCTCTACTCCTTTTCACATCGTCAGTTCTGCAAG TTGCAAAATGTGAGCCAGACCCAGATGCAGAGGTAGTTGAATCGGCTGAGGAAGGAGGAGATCTTGGGATTGTTGGTGAGGATGTCCAAGACTTTGGTGGTGGGAGTTTTAGTCCAGCTCCAGGCGTGGAAACAGTTTGTGTTTTCCCAAAAAACCCATCCAAAT TTGTGGTGGCAGGGGAAGAAAGTGAACTGCTCGTTGGGATAAAAAATGAGG GGGAATCAAGTATTAATGTCATTGCCATCCAGGCTAGTGTTCATCTTCCTTTTGATCACCACTACTTGGTTCAGAATCTTTCTGCCCAG gcTTTTAACAATGCCTCAGTTCCCCCCTCAGCTCAAGCAACTTTCCCTTATATATTTGGCGTCAGCAAGTTCTTACAG TCTGGTGCATTTGATCTTGTGGGGACTATTGTCTATGAGATCGACCAGCACCCTTACCAGAGTACCTTCTACAATGGGACGATTGAAGTTACTGAGCCAGGTGGCCTGTTCAGTGTTGAGTCAGTATTCCTGTTTTGCCTTGGAGTAGCCCTTCTTGCTCTTCTTGGGTTTTGGATCCGTAGCCAAATCCAACAATTATCCAAG AAAACCAAGAGGCCCCCAAAGGTGGAAGTTGGAACTGGGACAACTGATGCCTCAATGGATGAGTGGTTGCAG GGAACTGCATATGCTCAATCTCAGTCCAACaaatcaaagaagaagaaatag
- the LOC105169709 gene encoding extensin-like: MGFQLKFFGFSVCLLLTLSFSHGKNVTVKVFGLMHCRECIRHDFSSSQESMGIHVSISCKSRNRETKPQGNGAIDNEGKFYVMLSAEITKHGNPLDGCFAKLQSASAAPCPIQSAQTASVKLLATEENATQAAYNRPTIIQFSPVTCQSAIFWPLPNFTFFPIGPPPTGEPMGFAPPPTEALPPLATPIQSPTPPHEIFFPPTASYLPPVPSLPPPNPKFGDPSPPPDVNFGTTSPAPASPPSYLPPVPSLPPPPPEFREPSPPPDVNFGTTPTTPAPWSQSPQNKPNPKSKGTSPPPIPKYETPLLPPQVQPSNAPIPSPTPKFQKPIPPPFSEHPLPKPPPQSNQLPPPLTSPFYQTPYPTPPPVLPAIPPPHGEPHPKTPNAPPPFAQNPYPPPPNPQLRTPIPTSPTGSLNPPNQGNPNAIPRAPPVPRLPPIPTVPRKYFNPPKSKSQPPRSSYFSHP, translated from the exons ATGGGATTTCAACTTAAGTTCTTTGGTTTTTCGGTTTGCCTACTGTTAACCCTAAGCTTCTCTCATGGAAAGAACGTGACAGTTAAGGTATTTGGACTCATGCATTGCAGAGAGTGCATCAGGCATGACTTTAGCAGCAGCCAAGAATCCATGG GGATCCACGTCTCCATAAGCTGCAAGTCCAGGAACAGAGAGACGAAGCCACAGGGAAATGGAGCCATTGACAATGAaggaaaattttatgtaatgcTATCTGCTGAGATCACAAAACATGGAAATCCCCTAGACGGGTGTTTTGCGAAGCTTCAAAGTGCATCTGCTGCACCATGTCCCATACAAAGTGCCCAGACGGCATCAGTCAAACTCCTTGCCACTGAGGAAAATGCCACACAAGCAGCATACAATAGGCCGACAATAATACAGTTCTCTCCTGTGACATGCCAATCAGCCATCTTTTGGCCACTACCCAACTTCACATTTTTCCCCATTGGGCCACCTCCCACAGGGGAGCCAATGGGGTTTGCTCCACCACCTACCGAGGCTCTTCCTCCACTTGCAACTCCCATCCAATCACCAACTCCTccacatgaaatttttttcccacCAACAGCCTCATATTTGCCGCCTGTTCCATCTCTTCCACCACCGAATCCAAAATTTGGTGATCCATCTCCACCACCAGATGTCAACTTTGGAACTACATCACCAGCTCCAGCATCACCACCCTCATATTTGCCGCCTGTTCCATCCCTTCCACCACCCCCTCCAGAATTCCGTGAACCATCTCCACCACCAGATGTCAACTTTGGAACCACACCGACCACGCCAGCACCATGGTCTCAGAGCCCACAAAACAAACCTAATCCTAAGAGCAAGGGCACATCTCCTCCACCTATCCCAAAATATGAGACACCACTACTTCCTCCACAAGTTCAGCCATCCAATGCACCAATTCCATCCCCAACTCCCAAGTTCCAGAAGCCAATTCCTCCACCATTTTCTGAGCACCCATTACCAAAACCGCCTCCTCAAAGCAACCAACTACCTCCTCCTCTCACATCACCATTTTATCAAACGCCTTACCCCACACCACCTCCAGTTCTTCCTGCCATTCCACCACCACATGGAGAACCCCATCCTAAGACACCAAATGCTCCACCACCATTTGCCCAAAACCCATATCCTCCACCACCAAATCCCCAACTCAGAACGCCAATACCAACTTCCCCTACTGGATCACTAAACCCACCAAATCAGGGGAACCCAAATGCCATCCCCAGAGCTCCTCCTGTTCCACGGCTTCCTCCAATCCCCACAGTCCCAAGAAAGTACTTCAACCcaccaaaatcaaaatccCAACCTCCACGTTCCTCTTACTTCTCCCACCCCTGA